In Devosia litorisediminis, one genomic interval encodes:
- a CDS encoding DUF808 domain-containing protein, giving the protein MSVGLLALLDDVAGLVKVAAASLDDIAGQAAKAGVKAAGAVIDDAAVTPRYVDGFSADRELPIVGAIARGSIKNKLIILLPAALVLSTFVPWLITPLLMIGGAYLCYEGAEKVFHALAPHEAEAHEAGLEPVAVNAEALEDQKIAGAIQTDFILSAEIMTIALSAIEAPDVISRALILALVAIGITVVVYGGVALIVKGDDFGLWMANNGRTGAGRGFGRALVKGMPAFMQALSVVGTAAMIWVGGGIIAHGLVEFGITGPEHFIEGASEWAAHALPAIAGFAGWFMMALIDGIGGLILGGLLIPVVGFVIAPIARALKPLAQTVLNRRPSDRS; this is encoded by the coding sequence ATGAGCGTCGGACTGCTTGCACTGCTTGATGATGTTGCCGGTCTGGTCAAGGTGGCCGCTGCGTCACTGGACGATATTGCCGGACAGGCTGCCAAGGCCGGGGTCAAGGCAGCAGGCGCGGTGATCGACGATGCAGCGGTGACGCCGCGCTATGTTGACGGCTTCAGCGCAGATCGCGAGCTTCCCATTGTCGGGGCCATCGCGCGCGGCTCAATCAAGAACAAGCTCATCATCCTGTTGCCGGCAGCACTGGTGCTCAGCACGTTCGTGCCTTGGCTCATCACCCCGCTGCTGATGATCGGCGGGGCCTATCTCTGTTATGAGGGCGCCGAGAAAGTGTTTCATGCCCTCGCGCCGCATGAGGCAGAGGCCCATGAGGCTGGTCTTGAACCTGTCGCCGTCAATGCCGAGGCGCTTGAAGACCAGAAGATCGCTGGCGCGATCCAGACCGATTTCATCCTGTCAGCAGAAATCATGACCATTGCCCTCTCGGCCATTGAGGCGCCAGACGTCATCTCGCGCGCCTTGATCCTGGCCCTGGTGGCCATTGGCATCACCGTGGTGGTCTATGGCGGTGTTGCTTTGATCGTGAAGGGCGACGACTTCGGCCTGTGGATGGCCAACAATGGCCGTACCGGCGCAGGCCGCGGTTTTGGCCGGGCACTGGTCAAGGGCATGCCTGCGTTCATGCAGGCTCTAAGCGTGGTCGGCACGGCCGCCATGATCTGGGTCGGCGGCGGCATCATTGCCCATGGTCTGGTCGAATTCGGCATCACCGGGCCCGAGCACTTCATCGAAGGCGCGTCCGAGTGGGCCGCGCACGCTCTGCCCGCTATTGCAGGGTTTGCGGGCTGGTTCATGATGGCGCTGATCGACGGGATCGGTGGCCTGATCCTGGGCGGTCTGTTGATCCCTGTCGTGGGTTTTGTCATCGCCCCGATCGCCAGGGCACTCAAGCCACTGGCCCAGACCGTGCTGAACCGGCGCCCTAGCGACCGTTCTTGA
- a CDS encoding sulfotransferase family protein, which yields MKLALSPLEGAWHMVSARRFVDASRIARQILSDDPDNPSAMVCVAMAEWELGHPVQECIALLERAVTLAPGTAPYWHNLATLQASSGDMAGARDSFAQALRIQPDDTMAFYALVQNQRFTAEDQTVRDMLTLYGSGTLARQALEFLCFGLAKVYADLGNHARAMHFCIEANWLADRRYDNGPQRQHMQSLTALAEAGTIPQARGKPPGPAPVFIVGMPRSGTTLAEAILNRHPAVFALGETPTLGALEHNLLQGKPDRLTQLGRDILRASAEQGLRAMRAGAPEGTRVLTDKTPDNAFRVGLIAALFPNARIIHMRRHPLDCGLSNLFTRFNAGHGFAFRQTDLGERIRQTADIMTLWKRTLNLPILDLSYEMLVADPDGQSRRLIDFVGLDWDDACLTPERDSRQIHTASQWQVRQKIYSRSVGKFEGYKEWLGPLVKAMGGQDWIDSEAQDQLRAG from the coding sequence TTGAAACTTGCACTATCCCCTCTCGAGGGCGCCTGGCACATGGTGTCTGCCCGGCGCTTTGTCGACGCCAGTCGCATTGCCCGCCAGATATTGAGCGATGATCCCGACAACCCCTCTGCTATGGTCTGCGTCGCCATGGCCGAATGGGAACTCGGTCATCCGGTGCAAGAGTGCATCGCCTTGCTGGAGCGCGCCGTGACGCTGGCGCCCGGCACGGCGCCCTATTGGCACAATCTGGCGACGCTGCAGGCATCCAGCGGCGATATGGCTGGTGCGCGTGACAGCTTTGCCCAAGCGCTGCGCATCCAGCCTGACGATACCATGGCGTTTTATGCACTGGTCCAGAACCAACGCTTCACCGCCGAGGATCAGACGGTCCGCGATATGCTCACGCTTTATGGCTCTGGCACGCTCGCCCGTCAGGCGCTGGAGTTTTTGTGCTTTGGTCTGGCCAAGGTCTATGCCGATCTGGGCAATCATGCCCGGGCCATGCATTTCTGCATCGAGGCCAACTGGCTGGCCGATCGCCGCTATGACAATGGCCCTCAGCGCCAGCACATGCAGAGCCTGACGGCACTGGCTGAAGCTGGAACAATACCGCAGGCGCGTGGCAAACCACCGGGCCCCGCGCCAGTGTTCATTGTGGGCATGCCGCGCTCGGGAACGACCCTGGCCGAAGCGATCCTCAACCGTCATCCCGCCGTGTTCGCGCTGGGCGAAACCCCAACTCTGGGTGCGCTCGAGCACAACCTGCTCCAGGGAAAGCCGGATCGATTGACGCAATTGGGCCGCGACATACTGCGGGCCAGCGCCGAACAGGGCCTGCGCGCCATGCGCGCCGGTGCCCCTGAAGGGACCCGCGTGCTCACCGACAAAACGCCCGACAATGCCTTCCGGGTGGGGCTGATCGCGGCGCTGTTTCCCAACGCGCGGATCATTCACATGCGGCGCCATCCACTCGATTGTGGCCTTTCCAACCTGTTCACCCGGTTCAACGCTGGCCACGGCTTTGCCTTTCGTCAGACCGACCTGGGCGAGCGCATCCGCCAGACGGCCGATATCATGACGCTGTGGAAGCGCACGCTGAACCTGCCCATTCTTGATCTCAGTTACGAGATGCTGGTCGCCGACCCCGATGGTCAATCGCGGCGGCTGATCGACTTTGTCGGTCTGGACTGGGATGATGCCTGTCTTACGCCCGAGCGCGATAGCCGTCAGATACACACCGCCAGCCAGTGGCAGGTGCGCCAGAAGATTTATTCGCGCTCTGTCGGCAAGTTCGAGGGATACAAAGAGTGGCTTGGACCGTTGGTAAAGGCGATGGGTGGCCAGGACTGGATCGACAGTGAGGCTCAGGACCAGTTGCGCGCCGGCTAG
- the glyS gene encoding glycine--tRNA ligase subunit beta — MPELLLELFSEEIPARLQRRAADDLKKLVTNALVDAGLVYEGAKAFVTPRRLALTVTGLPARSPDTREEKKGPKVGAPQQAIDGFLRGAGLTSIDQAKVESDPKKGDFYVALIEKPGADAVTLLSTMLPKVLTDFPWSKSMRWGSGSFNWVRPLRAITATFGAENEEPIVIPFDSNELTSGQTTFGHRFLAPEPIKVRRFDDYVTALERAKVVLDIDRRKDIIKTDAEQLAFAQGLTVITDEGLLEEVAGLVEWPVVMMGTFDPDFLKLPEEVIIATIRANQKCFCLRDASGKLAPNFIITANTEASDGGTVITAGNERVIRARLSDAMFFYEGDLALPLEHGLPKLEDTVFHAKLGSQFARVERLVKLAGEIAPKVGADPERAKRAAMIAKADLTTGMVGEFPELQGLMGRYYAAAQGEPADIATAVEMHYKPLGPTDKVPTEPTSIAVALADKLDLLTGFWTIDEKPTGSRDPFALRRAALGVIRIIIENNLKLPLTVEADLLAFFHDRLKVMLRDSGARHDLVDAVIAEDSDDMLQIAQRAEALSTLLSSSDGQNLLAGYKRAANILAAEEKKDGTSYAGTVSQDALKLPEETALAFAVDAVNAAVSTHVAQDDYKGAMAELASLRAPVDAFFTAVMVNDDDAAVRTNRLNLLARLRDTMHLVADFSKVAG; from the coding sequence ATGCCCGAACTGCTGCTCGAACTCTTTTCCGAGGAAATCCCGGCCCGCCTGCAACGGCGCGCGGCCGATGACCTCAAGAAATTGGTCACCAATGCACTGGTCGATGCCGGTCTGGTCTATGAGGGTGCCAAGGCTTTCGTGACGCCACGCCGCCTGGCGCTGACCGTCACCGGCTTGCCTGCGCGCTCGCCCGATACCCGCGAAGAAAAGAAGGGCCCCAAGGTTGGCGCGCCGCAGCAGGCCATTGATGGATTTTTGCGCGGGGCAGGGCTGACTTCGATTGATCAGGCCAAGGTCGAGAGCGATCCGAAAAAGGGTGATTTCTACGTCGCGCTGATCGAAAAGCCTGGCGCTGATGCCGTGACGCTCTTGTCGACCATGCTGCCGAAAGTGCTGACCGACTTCCCATGGTCGAAGTCCATGCGCTGGGGCAGTGGCAGCTTTAACTGGGTGCGCCCGCTGCGCGCCATCACCGCGACTTTCGGCGCAGAAAACGAAGAGCCTATCGTCATCCCGTTTGACTCTAATGAGCTGACCTCGGGCCAAACCACCTTTGGTCACCGCTTCCTGGCGCCCGAGCCGATCAAGGTACGTCGTTTCGATGACTATGTGACCGCGCTGGAGCGCGCCAAGGTCGTGCTCGATATTGACCGTCGCAAGGACATCATCAAGACCGACGCCGAGCAGCTGGCCTTTGCCCAGGGGCTGACCGTGATCACCGATGAAGGCCTGCTCGAAGAGGTTGCGGGTCTGGTCGAATGGCCCGTCGTGATGATGGGCACGTTCGACCCCGATTTCCTCAAATTGCCTGAAGAAGTCATCATCGCCACCATTCGCGCCAATCAGAAATGTTTCTGCCTGCGTGACGCCAGCGGCAAGCTGGCGCCCAATTTCATCATCACCGCCAATACCGAAGCCAGCGATGGCGGCACGGTGATCACCGCGGGCAATGAGCGCGTCATTCGCGCCCGGCTCAGCGACGCCATGTTCTTCTACGAAGGCGATCTGGCGCTGCCGCTTGAACACGGTCTACCCAAGCTCGAAGACACCGTGTTCCACGCCAAGCTGGGCAGCCAGTTTGCCCGCGTCGAGCGACTGGTGAAGCTGGCCGGTGAGATCGCACCAAAGGTCGGTGCTGATCCAGAGCGCGCCAAGCGTGCCGCCATGATTGCCAAGGCCGATCTGACCACCGGCATGGTCGGTGAGTTTCCCGAACTGCAGGGGCTCATGGGGCGCTATTACGCCGCCGCCCAGGGCGAGCCCGCCGACATCGCGACGGCCGTCGAAATGCACTACAAGCCGCTCGGCCCCACCGACAAGGTGCCCACCGAGCCGACCTCGATTGCCGTGGCACTGGCCGACAAGCTCGACCTGCTGACCGGCTTCTGGACCATCGATGAAAAGCCTACCGGTTCGCGGGATCCGTTTGCCCTGCGCCGCGCCGCGCTCGGCGTGATCCGCATCATCATCGAGAACAATCTCAAGCTGCCGCTCACGGTGGAAGCCGATCTGCTGGCCTTCTTCCATGATCGCCTCAAGGTGATGCTGCGCGACTCCGGCGCCCGCCATGATCTGGTCGATGCCGTGATAGCCGAAGACAGCGATGACATGCTGCAGATTGCCCAGCGCGCTGAGGCACTCTCGACCCTGCTGTCATCCTCCGATGGCCAGAACCTGCTGGCGGGCTACAAGCGCGCTGCCAATATTCTGGCTGCCGAAGAGAAAAAGGACGGCACCAGCTATGCCGGTACCGTCTCCCAGGATGCACTCAAGCTGCCCGAAGAAACTGCGCTGGCCTTTGCCGTTGATGCCGTCAACGCCGCCGTGAGCACCCACGTGGCCCAGGATGACTATAAGGGCGCAATGGCCGAACTGGCCTCGTTGCGGGCCCCGGTGGATGCGTTCTTTACCGCCGTAATGGTCAATGACGACGACGCCGCCGTGCGCACCAACCGGCTGAACCTGCTGGCACGTCTGCGCGACACCATGCATCTGGTTGCCGATTTCTCCAAGGTCGCCGGCTAG
- a CDS encoding DUF2207 domain-containing protein, whose product MPALFRSIIALLIGLLLAVPGAAREEIRAYASDITMAVDGTVTVTETLTVNAEGDEIRRGIYRDIPVVLAGSDGGKVRPDFDVLNVQRDGQPETYRVERMGDFQRIWIGDPDVFLNYGNHSYTITYSMSRMARAFEDHDELYWNVTGNYWVFPILSAQAVVRLPDGARISDVSAYTGPVGSTKQGADIRRLTDQTVAFKTTRALGPGEGLTVAVSFDKGVIVYPTGVAALSQQVADLRDSIIPVIAALLAAAYNALAWFRVGRDPQKGVIIPRFHAPAGFSPALVHYIHKWGFSDSGWTALTAAIFNLGVKGLITIDNSTKNLRLARTGKQPAETLPPGEEVMFEYLQSRDAVVINKSTGPELAKRRNAFTTAITQENRLVWFKNNTGYSVLGYVLGIGLLAGMMFLDILDPLWLIGSVALGILLSSLGGLISKGFQKRYLSRVFIAIWVLIAGVNIVGLAFDSLTSLTINVASVSAVSIVIVTIVFAFLMRAPTLQGRKVMDEIDGLKMYLETAEKDRINMSEVPPMTVERFERLLPFAIALQVEKPWSEHFEAELARHAVVDAPDHYAPGWYSGGNVGRARSAASNMTTAVSAAASSMTAAMVAAQPVQSSSSGSSGGGFSGGGGGGGGGGGW is encoded by the coding sequence ATGCCTGCTTTGTTTCGGTCGATCATCGCCCTGCTCATCGGCCTGCTGCTGGCCGTTCCGGGCGCGGCGCGCGAGGAAATTCGCGCCTATGCCAGCGACATCACCATGGCGGTGGATGGCACCGTAACGGTCACCGAGACCCTCACCGTCAACGCCGAGGGCGATGAAATTCGTCGCGGCATCTACCGTGATATTCCAGTGGTGCTGGCGGGCAGCGACGGCGGCAAGGTTCGCCCCGATTTCGATGTGCTCAATGTACAGCGCGACGGCCAGCCCGAGACGTACCGGGTCGAACGCATGGGCGATTTCCAGCGGATCTGGATCGGCGACCCCGATGTGTTCCTCAACTATGGCAACCATAGCTACACCATCACCTATTCCATGAGCCGCATGGCGCGCGCCTTCGAAGATCACGATGAGCTCTATTGGAACGTGACTGGCAATTACTGGGTGTTCCCGATCCTGTCGGCCCAGGCTGTCGTTCGCCTCCCCGATGGTGCCCGCATTTCTGATGTGTCGGCCTATACCGGACCAGTCGGCTCAACCAAGCAGGGCGCCGACATACGCCGTCTCACCGATCAGACTGTTGCCTTCAAGACCACCAGGGCTTTGGGGCCGGGCGAGGGGCTGACCGTGGCGGTCTCCTTTGACAAGGGTGTCATCGTATATCCCACCGGCGTTGCGGCATTGAGCCAGCAGGTAGCCGATCTGCGCGACAGCATCATCCCCGTGATCGCCGCCTTGCTGGCGGCCGCCTATAATGCGCTGGCTTGGTTCCGCGTGGGTCGCGATCCGCAGAAGGGCGTCATTATCCCGCGCTTTCACGCGCCGGCCGGGTTTTCGCCCGCTCTGGTCCACTACATCCACAAATGGGGGTTTAGCGACAGTGGCTGGACCGCCCTGACCGCTGCAATCTTCAATCTGGGCGTCAAAGGCCTGATCACTATTGATAATTCCACCAAGAACCTCCGGCTGGCCAGAACGGGGAAACAGCCCGCCGAAACCTTGCCGCCGGGTGAGGAAGTGATGTTTGAGTATCTGCAGTCGCGAGACGCCGTCGTGATCAACAAGTCCACCGGTCCCGAACTTGCCAAGCGCCGCAATGCCTTCACCACGGCCATCACACAGGAAAACCGGCTGGTCTGGTTCAAGAACAATACCGGCTATTCCGTGCTTGGCTATGTGCTCGGTATCGGTTTGCTGGCAGGCATGATGTTCCTCGACATTCTCGATCCGCTTTGGCTGATTGGCTCGGTCGCGCTGGGCATCCTGCTATCCTCACTGGGTGGCCTGATCTCCAAGGGCTTTCAGAAGCGCTATCTGTCGCGTGTCTTCATTGCCATCTGGGTTCTCATTGCCGGCGTCAATATTGTGGGGCTGGCGTTTGACAGTCTCACCAGCCTGACCATCAATGTTGCCTCGGTCTCTGCAGTCTCCATCGTCATTGTCACCATCGTGTTCGCCTTCCTGATGCGGGCGCCCACGCTGCAGGGACGCAAGGTGATGGACGAAATCGACGGCCTCAAGATGTACCTTGAGACAGCCGAAAAAGACCGCATTAACATGAGCGAGGTGCCGCCCATGACGGTGGAGCGCTTTGAGCGCTTGCTGCCATTCGCCATCGCGTTGCAGGTGGAAAAGCCCTGGAGCGAACACTTCGAAGCCGAGTTGGCTCGCCACGCTGTGGTCGATGCGCCGGATCACTACGCCCCCGGCTGGTATAGCGGCGGCAATGTTGGCCGAGCCCGTAGCGCTGCCTCCAACATGACGACCGCAGTCAGCGCCGCAGCCAGCTCAATGACAGCGGCCATGGTTGCCGCTCAACCAGTGCAATCGAGCTCGTCCGGGTCATCCGGCGGTGGGTTTTCTGGTGGCGGTGGCGGCGGTGGCGGTGGCGGCGGTTGGTAA
- a CDS encoding LemA family protein, with amino-acid sequence MIGWIILGLVVVAAIYAVSIYNGLVKNRQMVEEGWSGIDVQLKRRTDLIPNLMETVKGYMSHERETLEAVTNARAAATGAANGSPEQRAAAEGQLSSALGRLLAIAESYPDLKANTTFLEFQSALQGVEDEIQMSRRYYNGATRNLNVMVESFPSNLVANNFGFQKAEYFELENEADRAVPSVKFN; translated from the coding sequence ATGATCGGTTGGATCATTCTGGGTCTGGTGGTTGTTGCCGCCATTTATGCTGTCAGCATCTATAATGGCCTCGTCAAGAACCGGCAGATGGTCGAAGAAGGCTGGTCGGGCATTGATGTCCAGCTCAAGCGCCGCACCGATCTCATCCCCAACCTGATGGAGACGGTGAAGGGCTATATGAGCCATGAGCGCGAGACGCTCGAAGCGGTTACCAATGCTCGTGCGGCTGCCACCGGCGCCGCCAATGGCTCGCCCGAACAGCGCGCCGCAGCTGAAGGTCAGCTCTCATCGGCTCTGGGGCGCCTGCTCGCCATCGCGGAATCCTATCCCGACCTCAAGGCCAACACGACATTTCTTGAGTTCCAGTCGGCCTTGCAGGGTGTCGAGGACGAAATCCAGATGTCGCGCCGCTACTACAATGGCGCCACCCGCAATCTCAATGTGATGGTCGAGAGCTTCCCCTCCAATCTGGTCGCCAACAATTTCGGCTTCCAGAAGGCCGAATATTTCGAGCTCGAGAACGAAGCCGACCGGGCCGTCCCTTCCGTCAAGTTCAACTAG
- a CDS encoding glycine--tRNA ligase subunit alpha, translated as MTNRPSFMDPKNSFQGLILTLQQFWAEQGCVILQPYDMPMGAGTSHTGTVLRALGPKPWKAAYAQPSRRPTDGRYGENPNRLQHYYQFQVILKPSPPDIQDLYLKSLYAIGVDPALHDLRFVEDDWENPTLGAWGLGWEVWCDGMEVSQFTYFQQVAGFECNPVAGELTYGLERLACYLQDVDSIMELNFNGGTGDDKVTYADVFLQNEQEQSKYNFEAADTDMLFRHFADAEQECRAILKKGAEANRQTMAIPAYEQVLKAAHNFNMLDARGVISVTERQSYILRIRELSKSCGEAWLQTDGGGAE; from the coding sequence ATGACCAACCGCCCATCATTCATGGACCCAAAGAATTCGTTTCAGGGTCTGATCCTCACGCTGCAGCAATTCTGGGCGGAGCAGGGCTGCGTCATTCTGCAGCCCTATGACATGCCCATGGGCGCCGGTACCTCACACACCGGCACTGTGTTGCGCGCGCTGGGTCCCAAGCCCTGGAAGGCTGCCTATGCGCAGCCATCGCGCCGCCCCACCGATGGCCGCTACGGCGAAAACCCCAACCGGCTGCAGCACTATTATCAGTTTCAGGTGATCCTCAAGCCATCGCCGCCCGATATTCAGGACCTCTACCTCAAATCGCTCTATGCGATTGGTGTGGACCCTGCACTGCATGATCTGCGCTTTGTCGAGGACGACTGGGAGAACCCCACGCTGGGCGCCTGGGGTCTGGGCTGGGAAGTCTGGTGCGACGGCATGGAAGTCAGCCAGTTCACCTATTTCCAGCAGGTTGCCGGCTTTGAGTGCAATCCTGTTGCGGGCGAACTGACCTATGGCCTGGAGCGCCTAGCCTGTTATCTGCAGGATGTGGACTCCATCATGGAGCTCAACTTCAATGGCGGTACCGGCGACGACAAGGTCACCTATGCCGACGTGTTCCTGCAGAACGAGCAGGAACAGTCCAAGTACAATTTCGAAGCTGCTGACACCGACATGCTGTTCCGTCACTTCGCAGATGCCGAGCAGGAGTGCCGGGCCATTCTCAAGAAGGGCGCCGAGGCCAACCGCCAGACCATGGCCATTCCCGCCTATGAACAAGTGCTCAAGGCCGCGCATAACTTCAATATGCTCGATGCCCGTGGCGTAATCTCGGTGACCGAGCGCCAGAGCTACATCCTGCGCATTCGAGAGCTGTCCAAGAGCTGCGGCGAGGCCTGGCTGCAAACCGATGGTGGCGGCGCGGAATAG
- a CDS encoding S49 family peptidase, protein MDDTAPTTRTWLQRLTGRGKTVIPVVRLHGVISADQRQGRLNIANVGPLLKRAFAVKSAPAIAIIVNSPGGSPVQSRLISKRIRDLANEHNKPVLVFVEDAAASGGYFIAVAGDEIIVDPSSIIGSIGVIMAGFGFVGALEKLGIERRVHTAGNNKSTLDPFMPEKPADVKRIKQFELDIHQVFIDHVKAGRAGKLKGEDKDLFTGEWWTGQRGVDLGLADAIGDLHETLRTRYGKKVQIKMIEPQRGLFSLPRFGFSAAGVTADIAATVEDRAVWARLGL, encoded by the coding sequence ATGGACGACACGGCCCCCACGACGCGGACCTGGCTACAGCGACTGACGGGTCGGGGTAAGACGGTTATTCCTGTGGTTCGCCTGCACGGCGTTATTTCCGCGGACCAACGTCAGGGGCGTCTCAACATTGCCAATGTCGGCCCACTGCTCAAACGCGCCTTTGCTGTCAAATCAGCACCCGCGATCGCCATCATCGTCAACTCGCCAGGCGGCTCGCCGGTGCAGAGCCGGCTGATCTCCAAGCGTATTCGCGATCTGGCCAATGAGCACAACAAGCCCGTGCTGGTGTTTGTCGAGGATGCCGCGGCGTCGGGCGGCTATTTCATCGCCGTGGCAGGGGACGAAATCATCGTCGACCCAAGCTCCATCATCGGCTCGATCGGCGTCATCATGGCCGGCTTCGGCTTCGTTGGCGCATTGGAAAAGCTGGGCATCGAGCGTCGCGTCCACACTGCGGGCAACAATAAATCCACGCTTGACCCGTTCATGCCTGAAAAGCCCGCCGATGTGAAACGCATCAAGCAGTTCGAACTCGATATCCATCAGGTGTTCATCGACCACGTCAAAGCAGGTCGGGCCGGCAAGCTCAAGGGCGAGGACAAGGACCTGTTCACCGGTGAATGGTGGACCGGTCAGCGCGGTGTCGATCTGGGCCTGGCCGACGCCATTGGCGATCTGCACGAAACGTTGCGCACCCGCTATGGCAAGAAAGTTCAGATCAAGATGATCGAACCCCAGCGCGGCCTGTTCAGCCTACCGCGCTTTGGTTTTTCAGCTGCGGGCGTCACTGCCGATATCGCTGCCACCGTTGAAGACCGTGCCGTCTGGGCGCGACTGGGACTCTAA
- a CDS encoding tRNA1(Val) (adenine(37)-N6)-methyltransferase, giving the protein MSQPRHGFRAGLDSVLLGAATDAGRKTLLDLGCGVGTAALVALSHQQSLTAVLADQNTEMLALAQTNIAENAMAERANTLAVDVSAKGAVRLAAGLADNAFATVIANPPFFADGAGTLAGDAGRAGARHMGAEALDLWVKTAAGCAAGGGEIIFIYPAESLTPLLNAFDRRFGALTVLPLTPRPGAAASRVLVRGIKGSRAPLTLLASRALHDDSGRGFQPAFDAIFRGTARLDW; this is encoded by the coding sequence GTGTCGCAGCCCAGGCATGGCTTTCGCGCCGGGCTGGACAGCGTGTTGCTGGGGGCGGCCACAGACGCCGGGCGCAAAACCCTGCTCGATCTGGGCTGTGGCGTGGGCACGGCGGCGCTGGTCGCCTTGAGCCACCAGCAGAGCCTGACGGCCGTGCTGGCCGATCAAAACACCGAGATGCTGGCACTGGCGCAAACCAATATTGCCGAGAATGCCATGGCCGAACGCGCCAACACGCTGGCAGTCGATGTCAGCGCCAAGGGCGCAGTGCGGCTGGCCGCCGGGCTGGCGGACAATGCCTTTGCCACAGTCATCGCCAACCCGCCGTTCTTTGCCGATGGCGCGGGCACACTGGCTGGCGACGCAGGGCGGGCCGGGGCGCGCCACATGGGTGCCGAAGCGCTTGACCTCTGGGTCAAGACTGCGGCGGGGTGCGCGGCCGGGGGCGGCGAGATCATTTTCATCTACCCCGCTGAAAGCCTGACACCACTGCTCAATGCCTTTGACCGGCGTTTTGGTGCGCTGACCGTGTTGCCGCTGACCCCCAGGCCTGGCGCTGCCGCCAGCCGGGTGCTGGTGCGGGGCATCAAGGGGTCCAGGGCGCCATTGACCCTTCTGGCCAGTCGGGCGCTGCATGACGATAGCGGGCGCGGTTTCCAGCCCGCGTTTGATGCAATCTTCCGGGGCACGGCGCGTCTCGACTGGTAA
- a CDS encoding polyprenyl synthetase family protein — protein sequence MSVLTQIKEAPAATPIDRLLNATADDMAKVNALILSRADSHVEMVPELARYLIESGGKRLRPMLTVAAAQLFANGNGSAINFAAAVEFMHNATLLHDDVVDESDMRRGKPAARMVWGNKASILVGDFLLGQAFMMMVETRDIDSLGVLSAASAVMAEGEVFQLAKTGDLTTSPEDYAAVIRAKTAVLFEAACEVGAMAGGADEAGRKALAQYGLELGNAFQLVDDALDYGGQAGTLGKNTGDDLREGKMTLPIILALAEGTEVERDTIAKALGDPEATVEQVADVVAILTRLETLPRTLAKAHEHARAAQQALEVLPVSDMRALLSDVVEFSVLRAY from the coding sequence GTGTCAGTGCTGACGCAAATCAAAGAGGCGCCTGCCGCCACGCCGATCGACCGGTTGCTCAATGCGACTGCGGACGACATGGCCAAGGTCAATGCGCTGATCCTGAGCCGGGCCGACTCGCATGTCGAGATGGTGCCCGAACTTGCCCGCTATCTCATTGAAAGCGGTGGCAAACGCCTGCGCCCCATGTTGACCGTCGCGGCTGCCCAGCTGTTCGCCAATGGCAATGGTTCGGCGATCAATTTCGCCGCCGCCGTGGAGTTCATGCACAACGCGACCCTGCTGCACGATGATGTGGTGGATGAGAGCGATATGCGGCGCGGCAAACCTGCAGCCCGCATGGTCTGGGGCAATAAAGCGTCCATTCTGGTGGGCGACTTCCTGCTTGGCCAGGCCTTCATGATGATGGTGGAAACCCGCGACATCGATTCGCTGGGCGTGCTGTCGGCTGCGTCTGCCGTGATGGCCGAAGGCGAAGTGTTCCAGCTTGCCAAGACGGGCGATCTGACAACCTCGCCCGAAGATTACGCTGCCGTCATTCGCGCCAAGACCGCTGTGCTGTTCGAAGCCGCCTGCGAAGTGGGCGCCATGGCTGGTGGCGCTGACGAGGCTGGTCGCAAGGCGCTGGCGCAATACGGCCTCGAGCTGGGCAATGCTTTCCAGCTGGTCGATGACGCTCTCGATTATGGTGGGCAGGCCGGGACGCTGGGCAAGAATACCGGCGATGATCTGCGCGAAGGCAAGATGACCCTGCCGATCATTCTGGCATTGGCCGAAGGCACCGAGGTGGAACGCGATACTATCGCCAAGGCGCTGGGCGACCCCGAGGCGACTGTCGAACAGGTGGCCGACGTCGTGGCGATCCTGACCCGGCTTGAGACCCTGCCCCGTACTCTGGCCAAGGCGCATGAGCATGCCCGGGCGGCCCAACAGGCGCTGGAGGTTCTTCCGGTATCGGACATGCGCGCCCTGCTCAGCGATGTGGTCGAGTTCAGCGTCTTGCGCGCTTACTAG